In a single window of the Myxococcales bacterium genome:
- a CDS encoding TldD/PmbA family protein, protein MSATISEATVRELREQAQKCVELCRRAGADAAEVLVRDGSELTVKIRLGEPELVQEAGSRALGLRVFKDGRRAVTYTSDLRDRPLESFVAESVALAALSEPDEFALAPDPADLATDVPDLDLYDERVGEVDAAWAMQQCIVGERAARAADARVTNSDGATWSRVIGATAFATSGGFAGAYRGSYASFYVEPICDDDSEATPKKRNGYWWTADRFLARLDDPEAVGREAARRTAAQLGSKKIPTQECPVVFDPEVARSLVGTVFSVANGSSFWRKSTYLLGREGTIIASPLVTIVDRPHIPRGPGSRPFDGDGLPTRDNTLVRAGVLETVLCDTYAARKLGRGSTGSSGRGIGGNPGPTTSNLILERGATPRAELIRSTGRGLYVTSMMGFGFNPVTGDFSRGAAGFWIEGGELTFPVSEITVSCNFDQLLQRIDCVGDDLDTRSSTVAPTVRVSSMTIAGSAT, encoded by the coding sequence GAACAGGCGCAGAAGTGCGTCGAGCTGTGCCGGCGCGCCGGCGCCGACGCCGCCGAGGTGCTGGTCCGCGACGGCTCCGAGCTGACCGTCAAGATCCGCCTCGGCGAGCCCGAGCTGGTGCAAGAGGCCGGCAGCCGGGCGCTGGGCCTGCGGGTGTTCAAGGACGGCCGCCGCGCGGTCACGTACACCTCGGACCTGCGCGACCGGCCGCTCGAGTCGTTCGTGGCCGAGAGCGTGGCCCTGGCCGCGCTGTCGGAGCCCGACGAGTTCGCGCTGGCGCCGGATCCGGCCGACCTCGCCACCGACGTGCCCGATCTCGATCTCTACGACGAGCGGGTCGGCGAGGTCGACGCCGCGTGGGCCATGCAGCAGTGCATCGTCGGCGAGCGCGCCGCCCGCGCCGCCGACGCGCGCGTGACCAACTCCGACGGCGCGACCTGGTCGCGGGTGATCGGCGCGACCGCGTTCGCGACCTCGGGCGGCTTCGCCGGGGCCTACCGCGGCAGCTACGCGTCGTTCTACGTCGAGCCGATCTGCGACGACGACAGCGAGGCGACGCCCAAGAAGCGCAACGGCTACTGGTGGACCGCCGACCGGTTCCTGGCGCGGCTCGACGACCCCGAGGCGGTCGGGCGCGAGGCCGCCCGCCGGACCGCCGCGCAGCTGGGGTCCAAGAAGATCCCGACCCAGGAGTGCCCGGTGGTGTTCGACCCCGAGGTCGCGCGCTCGCTGGTGGGCACGGTGTTCTCGGTGGCCAACGGCTCGTCGTTCTGGCGCAAGTCGACCTACCTGCTCGGCCGCGAGGGCACGATCATCGCGTCGCCGCTGGTGACGATCGTCGACCGCCCGCACATCCCGCGGGGCCCGGGCTCGCGCCCGTTCGACGGCGACGGCCTGCCGACCCGCGACAACACGCTGGTGCGCGCGGGCGTGCTCGAGACCGTGCTGTGCGACACCTACGCCGCGCGCAAGCTGGGGCGCGGGTCGACCGGCTCGTCGGGGCGCGGCATCGGCGGCAACCCCGGGCCGACCACGTCGAACCTGATCCTCGAGCGCGGCGCCACGCCCCGGGCCGAGCTCATCCGCTCGACCGGGCGCGGCCTGTACGTGACGTCGATGATGGGCTTCGGCTTCAACCCCGTGACCGGCGACTTCTCGCGCGGCGCGGCCGGGTTCTGGATCGAGGGCGGCGAGCTGACGTTCCCGGTCTCGGAGATCACCGTGTCGTGCAACTTCGATCAGCTGCTGCAGCGGATCGACTGCGTCGGCGACGACCTCGACACGCGCAGCTCGACGGTGGCGCCGACGGTGCGGGTCTCGAGCATGACGATCGCCGGCTCGGCGACCTGA